The sequence below is a genomic window from Brachyhypopomus gauderio isolate BG-103 chromosome 20, BGAUD_0.2, whole genome shotgun sequence.
CTTGTCTGGTTTATGTGATTTGAGTATTttatgtattagtgttcagtgatTGATGGTGTGTATGATAACTTCCTGGTAAAACCGTAATCCTGCTCCGTGGTATGTCTGATGCAAGTAGCGAGTTGTCTCCTGATATTCGTTGACGTTTCTTAGTTTTGTTTCATCGTGTCGTACGTCTGGATGTTTGATAGGATCATGTATTGATAacgtgcttgtttgtttgtctgtcgaGTGGTGTGTATGATCGTTGACGTTTCTTAGTTTTGTTTCATCGTGTCGTACGTCTGGATGTTTGATAGGATCATGTATTGATAACGTGCTTGTTTGTCTGTCGAGTAGTGATGTGTTGAAGTAAGAGTTCATATTATGTACGCCTTGTGTTCTACATGGTGATAGTTTCTTcttacctaaaatgtttatctgGATTAGTTGTTCAAGTCATTGTCGTGATGTAAAGTTTTGTCCATGTATATTCGTTGTTTTCGTTTCAGTGGTCTAGTTTTGTTAATCTTGTTTCTTGTTTTGTGGCGTGAGCGTCAGTAGATTATTCTTGAGTCTTGTGTCCTGTTAATGTCTGAATAAAGGAGGTTTTGATCAGCATGCCTCGTCGTTCTCGTAAACGAGTCTCGAGTCTGTGTTTAGGCACAATGTCTTTATCTCCTCTCTCTGAGGTCCCTGAGCGTTCTCCGGTCTCATCTTCCTCGCAGTCGTGTCTTTTTCCTGATCCCTCAGATGTTGGATCGTTACACTAACAATTTTTGAGTTGAAATTGTTCAACAAATAATCAGCAAATCCAGATAATTAATATGGTACTGTGCTCATTGTACTTGTGAAAAGTGTAGCTGTTCTGTCATTGATAATCCTCTTCCTATAATTGACATGCCGGGTCATCCGTTCTGCTGAGGCCCATGTATCAAAGAACACACAGTAATGATCTGATAAAGCTACATCCTTAACAGAGGCTGATATGTTGAGATCTTTTGAAATAACCAGGTCCAGAGTGTGACCATGACAGTGTGTACTCCCAGCCACATGCAAATGAGTCTAATATAGCACAGAGCTCCTTGGCGTAACTATCTTTGACATTGTCAACATGTCTGTTAAAATCCCCAACAAGTATAAAATCAATGGAAATGAGAGATAGCTAATCTGAGAATTCATCAGTAAAATGATGTGATAGTTTTATAGTTTGGCCAATTCCATTTTCATTACAAAATTACTGTGGGACACTAGATCACATTatattattgcttattacatgtTTAAACAATATGGGTATTGTGACAGTTCCACCCTCCAGCAAACTCTGTCTggtaaagtcaaatttatttagaaatgtatttattttacaaaATGTTTTGCCACTGAAACCGCTtttcctaatgagcaagccaggggcaaAAGTGCTGTCAGGGGGGGGCAGGGTGGATAGCCTGTGACTCTGGCAGGCATATCTGTAGGAGCATAACTAAGGGAGGGGCCTGAAGGTGATCACTGAGCTATTGTGTTCCACCCAAATCATCATTACAAACTAgagcatgggttaaagttctccgtcactacgacggatttccgtcatttgatttttttggggaaaaaatccgtcaaatcataataaacaacacacgcgcgtgctatctgttttgtggccgaaatatgattctcactggcgcacatcagcgctggatggatgacgccGGTGTCatttgcggatgttacgtagaaaagtttttaccccctcctgcctggcgtgatcgtagcgcgcgactctgtacacctgcgcgaacggcggaggctacttgctgcgtcacattctttttgcagtgtagtccgaagcaatatgtggtagtataaagaaacacccctcaaaacaggggaatgaacatttacctgaccaattgtaatgttgcattagtgctggaatttaggctaaagtactttaaaatgcttgaaaatgtaactacttcgtttcacaacaaatatctgtctgactgaacagttattacgttaacaaatacgagcctcttgtaattccaggacgaaacatgagagaacgtgaagacgttaagattgggcgttttgaaaataaaccaccattaaataatgtgataaaaagccaattatttcgagtcatttcgagtatatgtataaatatttaacttaaatttaacgttgagaacgcgttgaaatggaccttgaaagtgacgtacaagtgctttaattccaccttataaaggtgtatgaacccggcaaacatgacttggttcactgcgctgaagcgctgtgcgcgcgaagttacaaaactgtgaggctctcgcgcacgggtggagccaccgcgattacgtcattttcggcgtgcggaccctcgcactGCTCACGtcactcgtgctgcgtcaagtataaaggcttaaaccaggcttaacatgatggtgttgttctgtttgtatttaaaagctctatccagtggtgttaattttttgtaacatacctacttaaagcatgtaatcttacggcttatgtttttgcgatggtgaatctgataaaaacaagagagcttcatacctctcaccaggattcactaaatttgacttgatctttaaataattttctggaagaggacccccagataactccattatataaacatttatgtacatttattgctcaggtgttcattctctcttctctccttacacaggctgtttagataaatatactttataaatgtgtttattgtgtagaattaggcaaaagaggctgtgtcccaactacactacattttcagtaattgctggcattgtcttttgccaggaaaaatttttcagtcaaatgaaaatttcttgctttaacccatgaacTAGAGCCAGTACATGATGTGGCTGGATGACAGTATCAACATCTCAGATGGTCTGGTGGTCACGGGCCATGACTTAAGTGCCCTTGagtgggctagggctgcccaccactccctagtgatcactagtgtgtgtgcgtgtgttctcacttcacagatgggtaaatgcagaggaatatactgtatataccagTATATAGATCTGGATTAGAGTATCATCTGTATAGCAATGGAATCCAATAACTGTGACTAATGgaatatataatgagaatagtATGGGGTCCAATACAgagccttgtgggacaccatattttacttttATGCATTGAGAGCATTCGTATATGTACAATGACAGGTCACATTTGTGCCAATGTGTGTTTCCAGTCTAGTAGGACATTGTGATCAATGATGTCAAAAGCAACACTAAGATCTGAGGGTATAAGGCAAGATATGAGTGAAGGGTTCTATAGGGAGCAGTTCTTTGAGCAGATGAAGTGGAATAGCATCAATATATCTGGAAGGTTTGGAAGAATATGGTAACGGCATGTCCTTCATGTTGCttatgttgtgtttttgttccaTATTTTGGTTTTGTGCCACACTCCACACAAGTGATGCTTGGCTCCATCTAATTTTCCATACCATCTCTATGCTTTTTCCTTTCCTGTAAAACCCATTTTGATTTTAGCCTCTTAATAGATTAATGATGTTTCTTTGGGtgtttcatttttgtttgtgcGCTTGATTTGACTTTTCGTTTGTTCCATTAAATCCCTAATTTGATATTTAGCACATGTTTTTGTATGTTCTTTTCCTATGACATTTATAAAGAAATATAGGACAAAAAGAAAACTGACATTATTCACCATTTAAGGCTCTAAGCATTTGTAAGTACAGAATTAAGTAAAAATTGTTAAAAAGAGAATGACGTGGTCATATTGACCCCCTGGAAAATTCTTCCAGGATTCTTTATTTGAATTTGCCATTACATTCTCTGCCCTGGGTTTTCCACACTGCTGCAGTAAATGTGAGAGTGGGACCCTGTTCTGCTCTTCTCCTGTTATTGCCTTGTATTTTCTATTGCATTCATATTTATTAAATGTTTCATTGCAATAGTGTTTGTTATATAgcgttatatatataaaaaatacacaGTATAAAATACTTTATAATTCCTTAGGTAGCCCAGTGCCTTTGCATATTACTGTTTCTGCACATTAAGTGCAAACTTCTTCTTCTGTCTCTACACCAAACAGTGTTGAAGACGGTGTCCAAGTTTACCCTCAAGAAATCACATCGACCCACCATGTAGCAGGACACACAAGACTGTACATAATGTGAGGACCTTGCTTAATCCCAAACATGCAACCTTCATATTGTCCACTGCTGCTCTGCATGTACCTGCCATTAGTATTGTCCTGCTTTCTTTATATTCCACCTGCAGGTGGGTTTTTTGTACCTAACTGTAAACTCAAAGGCTCTCTGAAATATCCTTCAAATTTGAAAGCATTATGCAGTAAACGTGAACTTGATGTCATACCACACAAGGTGCCGGAAAACGCAAGAGTTTTAGATCTTTCTTACAATCGCATaagaaatgtaaacaaaaaggATTTAATGCATCTGACTGAGCTTGGACACCTGAATATGTCCTACAACATGATCCTGGATGTAGAGGATGGGGCTTTTGGGAATTTGAAAGCCTTGCAAGAGTTGAATCTCGGCCACAACAAACTCAGTACCGTGTCAGAACAGCTCTTCCAAAATCTGGTCAATCTCATTGTGCTACGACTGGATGAAAATCAAATTGAGAATATCTCTATCTCTGCATTTGATTCCCTTGTTAGTTTACAATTGCTGAATTTAACAGGTAATTGTTTATCTGATATCTATAAAGCTCATGCAATCTTTAAATTGCTCAACCTTCAGGAGCTGCACATTGGAAAAAACAGATTTGCTTCATTTCAAAGTTGGCAGATATCAAATACATCTTTACAACTGAAAGTCCTGGATTTATCTGAAAATCCTTTGGAGGTATTCAGGATCACAGCAGATATTTTTCCTCAACTCAAGTCATTAGACCTAGCTTTCAGGAACGGAAGTATGTATTGGTATGTGCAGGACAAAAAATTCCTGGGAAACGTTACTATGCTTAATTTAAATGGAATGCAAAGAACCCGTCAGGAGATTGAATTGTTGCTGGAAACCTTTAACACTTCATTGACTAAACTAAGACTGCACCAGTTCGTAGAGGACACTGTGAAACCACTAGTTACCACTGCTTGCTTAATTAACACACTAACAACAATACATTTAACATCTAGCAATTTGAGATCTATATCAGAAGTAGAACTAATGTACTGCAAAGATGTGCTAACTTTGGACTTGGCTGAGAACAGTCTGAACAACATAACCCATTGGGCATTTAGGTCAATGGATAAGCTTAATACACTGTATCTCTCCTACAACAAACTCAATACTGTTCCGACTGCTATTGGAAACCTTTCCTCTTTAAAGATCCTAGACCTCAGTTACAACAGTATCCATAGTTTAACACACTCTGATTTTTACAACCTGACAGAGTTAAACATGTTGATTATTTATGGAAATTCTTTGTCTTTTATTGAAAATTGTGCTTTTCAAAACCTTGGGAAATTAAGGTATTTGCGTATTGACTCAGGCAGACTATTTTCTGTAACAAATAGTTTTAAAACTTGTCTCCAGAAACTAAACGTTTTGAATTTAGCACAAAATAAGCTGAATTCCATCCATAAAGGAGATTTTGGGGATTTGTATTCTCTTACACATTTGCTTTTAAATGACAATCAAATAACTACCATAGAACAGGGGGCATTTAAGAGACTGGGTGACCTGAAGGTACTGAACCTGCAATCAAACAAAATCACTAAAAGTTCTATAACTGTTGCTGTATTATCGGGACTTACAAACCTGAAAGTTCTTTTGCTGAATAACAATTATATCTCATATAATGATCCGAATGATCTCAAACAGCCACCCTTTGTACATCTGAAGTCTTTGGATCATCTAGCTATCCACAGCCAAGGCCACAAAGGAATGACAAATATCCCTTTTAACTTTTTGGTTGGACTAACATCTTTGCAGAAACTTACTGCAGCAAACCTCAATTTAAACTCTCTCCACTACAGCACATTTTCACACACCCCAAAACTGTGGCACCTAGACCTCAGCAGAAATGAAttcatctcactctcctcacaatTATTCAAGCCCCTTAAGAACCTGAAGACATTGCATTTGCCCTCTACTGGTTTGCAGTCACTGGACTTCCTCATGCAAGCAAACCTCACTGAAATCCAATTCTTGCAGGTCAGCAAGAATGCACTGTCAGTCATAAATGATTCAGTAATAATTGCATTTAGAAAGCTAACTTACATCGATCTACAAGGCAATACTTTTACTTGCGACTGCAGCAATGCCTGGTTTATTGACTGGGTGATCAGAAATACTGATACACAAGTTATAAATGCAGACCAGTTAACATGCAACTACCCATCAAGGCTCAGAGGTGATCGGCTCATGGAGCTTGACCTGGAGTCGTGCTCTGTAGATGTGGGATTTGTCTGCTTCATTTCTACAACCATTTTAATTTCTCTGAATATGCTTATCTCTGTTCTCTATCATTTCTTAAAATGGCAGGTTGTCTATGTGTACTATAAATTTCTGGCTTACCTCTATGAGAGCAAACAGCACAGAAAGGGAGTCTCCAGTGACTTCCAGTATGATGCTTTCATTTCCTACAACACCCACGATGAATTGTGGGTTATGAGGGAGCTCTTACCTCAACTGGAGGGAAAACAGGGTTGGAAGTTATGTTTACACCACCGAGACTTCCAGCCAGGCAAATGTGTTGTGGATAATATTGTGGATGGGATTTATGGCAGCCGCAAGACCATCTGTGTGATCAGTCGTCACTACCTGGAGAGTGAGTGGTGCTCCAGAGAGCTCCAGGTGGCCAGTTTTCGACTCTTTGATGAGAAGAAAGATGTTCTGATTCTGGTTTTCTTGGAGGATATTCCAACACATCAACTGTCTCCATACTACAGGATGAGAAAACTAATCAAGAAACGAACCTACCTGAGTTGGCCCAAACCAGAACAAGACATTCGCATCTTCTGGCAGAAACTGAGAGTAGCTCTGGAGACCAGCGGGACTGCTGAAGATGAGAGTCTTATTCCTTCTAGAATAGGAAGGACATGAGAGAACCAAACTTTATTAGGCCACCTATGATGTTTTATATTAGCTGTTGTGAAAGACGAGGCCATTTTTCTGtatctttattttattgatCTTTATTACATAAATCTGGGGGCCATTTTTGCTGAAAATTGAATATATTGCTGAAAACTGTATATTGCACTAGACCTGTTGTGAATCATTTCTCATAGCTTACAAATATGTGTATACTGTTTACGCTAAATAAACTTCTTtttattttcctgtaattattCCTACTGAAcactttttattattaattattattagtaCCATTAGTATTACTAGTACGCTAGTAAAATTAACTTTTTAAAAGTTTTGCTAGTAAGTATTTAGTCAATTTTATTTGAGATACAAAAGTATCTGAAGTATTGTAAGTAGCTTCAACTCTGTTTCAAACCTTTAATGTTACATAGTTTAAATAAGTGAAGTGAACTTTAATCAATCCTTTCTTTTAGTAAATTTTACTTTGTAATGTCTGAGGTGTCAAGGAAAGATAAGgaagacacaaatgctgaggagcaAGACTTAACCCTTTCAGACCCTGCGTCCACTGAAATGGACATCAcgttttcttctcttttttatGATTAGTTGTACAATAGACCAATTAAAATCTGTTGTCAGTCAGAATAGACCTTTACCAACCAATCAAATAACACATTAGCCCTGTCCATTGCTTTAGGAGCCAAAAAAACCACACTGAAGTTAGCAATGGCAGCACTCCAGCATCATAAAGTTAAACGCAGGATTTTTTAAAATCTTGTTGTCCATCACAGTAGACAGTGGGTCTTAATGTATATAATTCAAGCATGCTTTTTAGTTCTGCTGTTAAAACTTTTCTTTTGCAATTGCAGTGTATACAGACAAATAATCTGTTAAATACAGTGTAAAATAAGATTAAAATATTTATTCTACAGAGTACACAGCACTTGAAGTTAATTGACAGTGGAAATATATCAGAAATTGAAAGTTTGGATAGTGATGATGGTGAAGATGCAGAGAATGCAAGTCTCTCAAGAGTAGGTAAGCGTAGCTATCtgttaataaaggacattccATATTCAGGGTTGTACAGGCAGGCAATGATCAAATCTGAAAGGGAGTCCGCACATGAAACATAACTGATATGTAgagacatacatagacacacaagcacaaaccgTAATAATTTCCAGAAACACGTTTACACAAGAGGCCATAAACGATGATCAGCAACACAATGAACTAAACACAGGGGTTAAATAAAAGAGACTAAACATGAAACATCCGCAAAAGCTAACAAGGGGGCCGGATTACAAACCATGAGGAGGAACTACGAATGCACATGGTtaacaaaacatacatgattgATAGCTGGGGGAGTGGCTAACCGTGTCggtccttatttattttttactcagTCAATCCTTTCTTTTAGTAAACTTTACttaatttgtttgtttctcAATCAATTCTTTCTGTTAGTAAACTTTTGTTAATTTCTGCATAAAATATTACTTAACATTCAAATCATCAATAATGATTATGATGCATAATCTATTAAAAATTTGGCAAAATGTAAACATTCATAGTTAAAAACATtcaaatatttacaaaatgcAATAAACATTCATTTAGATACTTTTTTAAATATGAATGATCACCACATTGCACTTGTGCAATTGTAATGAGTAATGTAGTGTTCCTCGGGGTTTTTGTGTTTATATTGTACTTCCCTTCTCTTCTTTCAACTGTTATTCTGTGCTGGGAGCTGCTGTTATATTCAAATTTCCGTCAATCTATAAAGGAATCTTACAGACTGGGGCACAGAGATTGGGTCCATGTTCAGGATTATACCGAGACAACATTGAGGAGGACGAGAGGCAAAAAAGACAGATAGAGTGTAAAGATCTATGCAAAACAGTCCCAAAGACAGATGACAGGCAAGAATGACAAACTAAAGCTTTGTAGACAGACAATGGAGGCTGGTAAAACCACAAAAAGTTATAGTGAATTAATGAGGGTGACTGGATACAGGTGAGTGTGATAAACTGTAACTGGACAGTGGTTACAGAAAACTTATGTGAAGTTCCCCAACTGCCAATCTCCCATTGTGCCAGAAGTTGTTTAAAGAAGAACGTGGTTTAAAGAAATCCATGAGTCTGACTCgtttaaacagtccataaacCAACGCAAACAGACATGATGAATCAaacagagaaaaacactggaaaTGCGACTGAATCTAAAGCTGTAGAGGTTCCGTTACAAACAAAGATGAACATGACAAGCTAAAGAAAATGACACTACAAAACAATCTAATACttacaaaaatgttttaaaaatcaatACAAGGATGGTCATCTGTCAACCCACCGACATATGATTTCATGTTAATGTAACTGTGACAGAAATGTACACACATAAAGAGGACATGTTATTAGCAGATGGCACAAACAATCTCTAAAAAGAACATTAAAATTTCATAATGCACAACTAGAAGTAATGTGGACTTACAGTTTACTTCCTCTAGTGAGCTGTTTTACACAACTACAAGCACAGCATAAAAATGTCATCTTTTGGCCAAAGCAAAGATCTGAGGATGACACTCTCCATGTTACAGAACCAGTTTGTGCTTCAGAACATGCGCATGGAGACACACTGATACAGGTGCCCAGTCTTCAGAAGTCTACTGGGTAGGTTTTTACTCTTATTCAAATGTTTTTCACTTTGAAgagataaaaaaacaaaatctctTAAATGCCACCAATGCCTGTCAAAAGTGAAATATCATTAACTTACACATGCTTTTCTTGCTTTTTTCAAAGGACTGAGAAATTACAGGATAAAAGAAACCTCTGATGAAAACGTTACATTTGATGAGCACATTTGTTTAGCACATTCTTAGACACAATGCTTACTTTAAAAACTCTTACTTTGAAACCGAAGCACTTGTTCATCATGATTTCATGCTATGAATTGATCGGTCTGATAAATGGCTATTACCTGAAAGACTGCACCATAAAAGGCCCTTTATGGTCTCAAACCATGAAGGTGCTGTGTTACAAACAGAAGCTCGATGCTGTTCCTGAAGCCATCCCACGCAGAGCAAGAGCGTTAGACATTTCTTACAACAACATATCAGTGATAAACAAGAAAGACTTGGTGCAGTTATTCAACCTTCGAAACCTCAATATTTCTAACAATCTGATCAAGGAAGTGAAGGACGGAGCCTTCAGGGATTTGATCACTTTGCAAGAGATGAATCTTTCCAACAACAAAATTACTACAATCACAGAAGGATTCTTCCAGAATCTGTTCAATCTCAGTGTGCTGAGGCTGGATAAGAACCATATTACAAATATCTACAGTTCTGCGTTTGATCCTCTTGACAACTTGGAAATGTTGAATTTATCAGGCAATTATCTCCAACACGTATATAAAATACAGAGTGTTTTTCAGATTCCCTACCTTCAGGAGCTGCACATTGGTCAAA
It includes:
- the LOC143484434 gene encoding uncharacterized protein LOC143484434 isoform X1, which gives rise to MQPSYCPLLLCMYLPLVLSCFLYIPPAGGFFVPNCKLKGSLKYPSNLKALCSKRELDVIPHKVPENARVLDLSYNRIRNVNKKDLMHLTELGHLNMSYNMILDVEDGAFGNLKALQELNLGHNKLSTVSEQLFQNLVNLIVLRLDENQIENISISAFDSLVSLQLLNLTGNCLSDIYKAHAIFKLLNLQELHIGKNRFASFQSWQISNTSLQLKVLDLSENPLEVFRITADIFPQLKSLDLAFRNGSMYWYVQDKKFLGNVTMLNLNGMQRTRQEIELLLETFNTSLTKLRLHQFVEDTVKPLVTTACLINTLTTIHLTSSNLRSISEVELMYCKDVLTLDLAENSLNNITHWAFRSMDKLNTLYLSYNKLNTVPTAIGNLSSLKILDLSYNSIHSLTHSDFYNLTELNMLIIYGNSLSFIENCAFQNLGKLRYLRIDSGRLFSVTNSFKTCLQKLNVLNLAQNKLNSIHKGDFGDLYSLTHLLLNDNQITTIEQGAFKRLGDLKVLNLQSNKITKSSITVAVLSGLTNLKVLLLNNNYISYNDPNDLKQPPFVHLKSLDHLAIHSQGHKGMTNIPFNFLVGLTSLQKLTAANLNLNSLHYSTFSHTPKLWHLDLSRNEFISLSSQLFKPLKNLKTLHLPSTGLQSLDFLMQANLTEIQFLQVSKNALSVINDSVIIAFRKLTYIDLQGNTFTCDCSNAWFIDWVIRNTDTQVINADQLTCNYPSRLRGDRLMELDLESCSVDVGFVCFISTTILISLNMLISVLYHFLKWQVVYVYYKFLAYLYESKQHRKGVSSDFQYDAFISYNTHDELWVMRELLPQLEGKQGWKLCLHHRDFQPGKCVVDNIVDGIYGSRKTICVISRHYLESEWCSRELQVASFRLFDEKKDVLILVFLEDIPTHQLSPYYRMRKLIKKRTYLSWPKPEQDIRIFWQKLRVALETSGTAEDESLIPSRIGRT